ACCCGGAGAGGCCCCGGCCCACGCGGGTGTGCGCGAGGTCGCCGAGGAGACCGGTATCACGCTCGACGAGGTCACCCGGCTCCTCGTGGCCGACTGGGAGCCGCCCGCGCCGCCCGGCTACGGCGGCCTGCGCCTCCTCTTCGACGGCGGCCGCCTCGACAGCACCGAAGCCGGCCGCCTCCTGCTGCCCGGACCCGAGTTGCGCGGCTGGCGGTTCGTCACGGAGGCGGAAGCGGCCGATCTCCTTCCGCCCGTGCGCTACGAGCGGCTGCGCTGGGCGCTGCGGGCCCGTGAACGCGGCGCGGTGCTCTATCTGGAGGCGGGTGTGCCGGTGGGCGGCAACCCTTGAACCCGCGGCGGGCGCCGGGTGTCGGTGGTGACGCTGTCTCCGTTGGGCGGCAGCCCCTGAACCCCGGCGGGCGCCGGGTGTCGGTGGTGACGCTGTCTCAGCTGTCACCTCCTGACTTTGCCCGGTGTGTGTGGTTCCGAGGGGAAAGCAAAGCCGAATCGACGCCCATCCGGTATCAATCGGGAACTTCGGATAGGACGTGACCGCCCTACGGTAAAGGCGCAGCTCATCTCTCTGGCGGCCTCTGCCGCCCGGACAAGCCGGATCACCGCCGGCTGAAGGAGGGACATGCGCGTGCAATCAACGGCCCTCACCCGGGGCCTCACGTTGGCCGCCGGGCTCACCCTGGTCCTGGCGGCCTGCAACGGTGGCGGAGGCGGCTCCCACAAGAGCAACTCGGCCGGACTGTCGTCCTGTAGCACCCAGGGCAAGGCCAACACCTGCAACTCCGCCGCCACCAAGTCCGGCGGAACGTTCACCTACACGCTGGAGAAGAACATCCAGCAGTGGAACGTCCACGACACCAACGGCAACACCTTCGAGAACGCCGAAGCCCTGGAGGTCGTCCTGCCCCAGGTCTTCGTCCCCCAGCCCGACCTCGGTGTCAGTCTCAACACGGACCTGGTGACCTCGGCGACCCAGACGAGCAGCAGTCCGCAGACGCTCGTCTACAAGATCAATCCCAAGGCCTCGTGGAACGACGGCACCGCGATCACCGCCGACGACTTCGTCTACTACTGGCGTACCAACAACGGCAAGGACTGTCCACCGCCGCCCGCGAGTGACTCGACGCAGACCAAGGGCTGTCTGCCGCAGAGCACCGCCGGCTACGACCGCGTCAAGTCGGTCACCGGCTCGGACGGCGGCAAGACCGTCACCGTCGTGATGGCCAAGCCGTACTCGGACTGGAAGCAGCTCTTCGGCGGCGGATATCCGTTCTACCCGGCCCATGTCGCCGAGAAGATATCCGGCGCGACGGCCGGGGACGCCACTCATATGACGGCCGCTCAGATGACCCAGGGCTGGCAGTACTTCCAGAAGAACCCGCCTACCAAATACGCGACGGCGGGCCCGTACAAGATGCAGGACTGGACGGACAACGACCACGCCACCTACGTCCCCGACCCCAAGTGGTGGGGGAAGCACAAGGCGACCCTGCAGCGATTGATCTTCAAGGTCATCACCGACGCCACCCAGGAACCGATCGCCCTGCGCAACAACGAGGTTCAGGGCATCTATCCGCAGCCGGAGGTGGACCTGGTCAAGCAGATCAAGGAGATCCCGAACGTCACGTACACCATCGGCAGCGGTCTGAACTGGGAACACTTCGACCTCAACCTGCACAACCCGGTGATCGGCAAGTACACGGCGCTGCGGCAGGCGATGTTCACGGCCATCAGCATCAAGGACATCGTGGCCAAGACGGTCGGCCAGTTCGACTCGAACGTGAAGCCGCTCGGCAACCACAACTTCGTTCCGGGGCAGGCGGGTTACCAGGACGTCGTCACCGGATCGGGCCAGGGGTCGGGTGACCTGGCCAAGGCCAAGAAGTACCTCACCGACGCCAAGTTCACCGGAGTCGGCACGGCGCTGAAGACCCCGGACGGCAAGGCCGTCGGTCCCTTCAACTGCCGCTACACGACCGGCAACCAGATCCGGCAGAGCGAATGCCAGATCCTGCAGAGCGACCTGGCACAGCTCGGCATCAAGGTCACCATCAAGCCGATCGGCGCCGCCGACCTCGGCACCGTGCTGACCGGGCACCAGTACGACATCATCGTGTTCGCCTGGGTCGCCTCGCCGTTCCCGAGCAGCAACGCCCAGCAGAGCTGGGGCACCGGTGGCGGTGGCAACTTCGGCGGCTACAGCAACAAGGAGGTCGACTCGCTGATCGCCCAGGCCGTCGGCGAGACGGACGCGGCGAAGGCGGCGTCGTTCCTCAACCAGGCGGACGCACTGATGGTGAAGGACGCCTACGTCCTGCCGCTCTACCAGAAGCCGACGTTCTTCGCGGTGCAGACGCGGTTCGTGAACATGCGGGACAACGCGACGAACGTGGGTCCGCCGTACAACGTCGCCGAGTGGGGCCTGAAGAAGTAGCTCCCCGTACACCGGAAGCTGCCCCGCACCCCGCGTGCAACGAGTGCCCGGCCCCGGCAACTCCGGGGCCGGGCCCGCGGGGGACGCCATCCCACACCCGCCGGCCTCCGAGAGAAGACCGCATGCTCGCCTACACCGTGCGTCGCATTCTCGTCTCCATACCCGTCCTGATCGTCTCGACGTTCGTCGTGTTCCTGGTCGTCATCAACTCCGGCGACCCCGTGGCCAACTTCGCCACCTCACGGCAGCCCGCCCCGAGCAAGGCCGCCGTCACCGCCTTCGCCCGGCACATCCACGCGGACCAGCCGGTCGTGGAGCGCTACTGGGACTGGATCACCGGAGTCCTGCACGGCGACTTCGGCCCGTCCGTGCAGACCAATCTGGACATCGGGCACGATCTGTTCACCCGCTTCCGGGTGACCGTCACCCTGGTCGCCGCCGCGATGATCATCGCCCTGCTGCTGGCCGTGCTCTTCGGCGTGTTCAGTGCGGTCCGCCAGTACTCCGTCGCGGACTACGTCATCACCTTCCTGGGCTTCCTCTTCCTCGCCATGCCGGTGTTCTGGTTCGCGGTCCTGCTCAAACAGGCCGGGATCTGGTTCAACGAGAACACCGGCAGCCAGTTTCTCGGCACGATCGGCGAGAAGTCGCCGTACCTCGACGTCGACACCACCTGGAACGAGTTCACCGACCGCATCGGCCATCTGGTGCTGCCCACCATCACCCTCGCCCTGGTCTCCTTCGCCTCCTGGACCCGCTACACCCGCGCCTCCATGCTCGAAGTGCTGGGCAGCGACTACGTCCGCCTGGCCCGCGCCAAGGGTCTGCGCCGCGGCAAGGTCATGACGCGGCATGCGCTGCGCACCGCCCTCATCCCGCTCACCACCGTCACCGCGCTCGACGTCGCGATCATCCTCGGCGGGGCGGTGATCACGGAGACGATCTTCCAGTGGCACGGCATGGGCGAGATGCTCGTCCAGTCGGCCACGACCCTCGACGTCTACCGGACCATGGCGTGGCTGCTGCTCTCCGCCGTCGTCGTCATCGGGTTCAACCTCATCGCCGATCTCCTCTACGCCGTACTCGACCCGAGGATCCGCTATGACTGACATCGAGGCACCCGGGTCCGCGGGCACCGAAGTGCCGCAGGCCGAGCACGAGTTCACCGTCCGGCAGCGCAGCCAGACCCAGCTGGTCCTGCGCCGCTTCGTGCGCCACCGGGCCGCCATGATCAGCCTGGTCGTCTTCGTGCTGATCGTGCTGTGGGCGTTCATCGGCCCGCACCTGTGGCACTACTCGTACCAGAAGTACACCCCGGACAACTCCCAGGCCCCGTCCTGGAAGCACCCGTTCGGCACCAACTCCTCCGGGTACGACGCCTACGCGCAGGTCATGCGCGGCACCCAGACATCGCTCCAGGTCGCCATCCTGATCGCTTTCGGATCCACCCTGGTGGGCGCGGTGTGGGGGGCCATCGCGGGCTTCTACCGGGGCGTCGTGGACGCGATCATGATGCGTATCGCCGATCTCGTCCTGACCCTGCCGCTGTTCGCCATCGCTCTGGTCATCTCCTCCCGAAGCGGCGGCGCATGGTACTGGATAGCGGTCGTCATCGCGGGACTGACCTGGGCGTACGTATCCCGGGTGGTGCGCTCCACCGTGCTGTCGCTGCGTGAGAAGGAGTTTGTGGAGGCGGCCCGGGCGCTCGGCGCCTCCGACGCGCGGATCATCTTCCGGCATCTGCTGCCGAACGCGCTCGGGCCCATCATCGTCAACGCGACCGTGCTGGTGGCCACCGGCATCCTCACCGAGACCGCGCTGTCCTTCCTCGGCTTCGGCGTCCAGCCTCCCGACACCTCCCTGGGCCTGCTCGTCTCCCAGGCGCAGACGGCGGTCGACACCCGGCCCTGGCTCTTCTACATCCCCGGCGCCTTCATCATCGCGATCGCCCTCACCATCAACTTCATCGGAGACGGGCTGCGTGACGCCTTCGACCCCCGGCAGCAAAGGGTGCGACAGTGACGACCACGAGCAACGAGGGCGTACGGGCGGGCGCCGCCACGGACGCCGTACTCGAAGTCGACGGACTGAGCGTGGAGTTCCCGACGGAGGACGGGACCGTACGGGCCGTACGCGGCGTCGGCTACCGCCTCGGCCGGGGCGACTCGCTCGGGATCGTCGGCGAGTCCGGGTCCGGGAAGTCCGTCACCGCCATGGCCGTGATGGGGCTACTGCCGGCCACCGCACGGGTGCGCGGCTCGGTGCGGTTCGAGGGCAGCGAACTGCTCGGTCTGTCCGACGCGCGCCTGTCGGACATCCGCGGCAGCGGTATCGCGATGATCTTCCAGGACCCGATGACCTCCCTCAACCCCGTCTACACCATCGGCTACCAGATCACCGAGACCCTGCAACGGCACAACCCCGGCCTGAAGAACCGTGCCGCCCGCGAGCGCGCCGTCGACCTGCTGGGCACGGTCGGCATCCCCAGTCCGGAGCGCCGCGTGGACAGCTACCCGCACGAACTCTCGGGCGGTATGCGGCAACGGGTCGTCATCGCCATCGCCATGGCCAACGACCCCGACGTGATCATCGCCGACGAGCCGACCACCGCGCTCGACGTCACGGTGCAGGCGCAGATCCTCGATGCGCTGGAGACCGCCCGCGCCGAGACCGGTGCGGCCCTGGTCCTCATCACCCACGATCTGGGCGTGGTGGCCGGCCATACAGACCGGGTCGCGGTCATGTACGCGGGCCGGATTGTGGAGACGGGCTCGGTCGAGGACATCTTCTACACCCCGCGCATGCCCTACACCCTCGGCCTGCTCGGCTCGCTGCCCCGCCTGGACCGTGAGGAGGAACGCCTCACCCCGATCGCCGGATCCCCGCCCTCGCTGCTCAACCTGCCGCCGGGCTGCCCGTTCGCGCCCCGCTGCCCGATGCGCCGGGACACCTGCGACAGCGACGAGCCCCCGCTCAGGCCGACCGGACAGGACGGCCACCTCAGCGCCTGTCACTTCGCCGAGGAACTCGTCGACACCGGCGCCGAGCAGGTCTTCGACACGGCCGGCGCCGACTCCGAGGCCCTCGCCCGCTTCGCCGACGCGACATCCACCGGGAACCCCGAGGAGGACACCGTATGAGCGTGCCCGCGCAGGCCGCCGCACCACTGCCCCCGCTTCCCGGCCACGGCGGCACCGGCGAGCCCGTCCTCCAGGTCCGCGACCTCGTCAAGCACTTCCCGGTCATGTCCCGCGGCGTCATACGCCGGCGCGTGGGCGACGTCCACGCCGTGTGCGGGGTCTCCTTCGACCTGTTCGAGAACGAGACCCTCGGCCTGGTGGGGGAGTCCGGCTCCGGCAAGACGACGGTCTCGCGTACGGTGCTGGGCCTGGAGAAGGCGACCTCGGGGCAGGTGCGCTACCGGGGCCGCGAGCTGACAGCCCTGAGCAGACGTCAGATGCGCCCGCTGCGGCGTGAGTTGCAGATTGTCTTCCAGGACCCGTACGCCTCCCTCGACCCGCGGATTTCTGTGCACGAGATCGTCGCCGAGCCCCTGCGTATCCACGGCCGCTACGGCCCCGGCGCCCGCGACGAGGTGCGCGAACTGCTCCGTCTGGTCGGCCTCAACCCCGAGCACGGCAACCGCTACGCGCACGAGTTCTCCGGCGGGCAGCGTCAGCGCATCGGTATCGCAAGGGCGTTGGCCCTGCATCCGAAAGTGATCGTGCTGGACGAGCCGGTGTCCGCGCTGGACGTGTCGATCCAGGCGGGGGTCCTCAACCTGCTCATGGACCTGCAGAGCGAACTCGGGCTGTCCTTCCTCTTCGTGGCCCACGACCTGTCGGTGATGCGGCACGTGGCCGGCCGGGTCGCCGTGATGTACCTGGGCCGCCTGGTGGAGATCGCCCCCGCCCGCGCACTCTTCGCCCGCCCCGCGCACCCGTACACCCAGGCCCTCGTCTCGGCGATCCCGCTGCCCGACCCGCGCAAGGAGCGGGCCCGTAAACGCATGGTGATCCAGGGCGACGTACCGAGCCCGATCCGCCCCCCGAGCGGCTGCCGCTTCCGCACCCGCTGCCCCAAGTTCGCCAGTGCGCTCACCGAGAGCCAGCGCACCGCATGCGTCGAACAGGTCCCGGAGCTGATCGACCGGGGCGGCGGCAACCCGGTCGCCTGCCACTACGCGGAGACGGTGGAACTCCTGTAGGCGTCCTGGAGCGCCTCGTACGGGTACGGGGTCCGCCGGCTCTCGAACTGGAGCCGGCGGCTGAAGTCGGCCCGGACGGCGGCGAGCGGCGCGTAACGGGTGATGATCCCGGCGGCCGTGGCCGGGACGCCGTCGGGGCGCGCGCCGTCGGCACACGCGCGCACGAACGCGTCGCGGTCCTGTCTGCCGTACCCGTACAGGGCGGTCACCAGCCAGTTCACCAGGTAGGCGGCCGTATACGCGTGATCGTAGCCGTGGTGCCGGTCGACGAAGTCGCGTTCCTCGGGCGCCAGCCGGAAGCGGGAGGAGACCGTGAGACCGAAGTCGGCGAGGTAGAGACGGTGGCCGTCGGTGAGGACGTTCTCGAAGTGGGCGTCGAAGTGCAGGAGGCCGCGTGCCTGGAGGAAGTCGGCGGCGCCCTTCAGCTGCCGCTCGGCCAGGGCACAGGCGGCGTCGGGGTCGCCCGCCGCGAGCTGGGCGCCGAGCCAGTCGTGGAGGGTGTGCGGGACGTACTCCAGGAACAGCGTCACGCTCGCCGAGGCCGTGCGCAATGCCTCGATCCGGTCGCGCACCTGAGGGGCGCCGCCCCAGTAGGCGACGACCCCTTCCACGTCGGCCAGTTCCTCGTGGAGGGGCTGGGGAGTGTCCGCCAGCACTCGCCAGTGGTGCAGCAGCGGGAAGCCGGAGCAGTGACCGGCCAGCACCCAGTTCGTGGTCATCGCGTGTGCGGCCAGCTCGCGCCAGGCGCCGAAGCCGGGACCGCCGAGACCGTAGTGGCATGAGGGCGGGAGCCGGAAGGGGTCCGCGGTGGACCGTACGTTCTCGGGCAGCCGCTCGGCGTCGGTCAGTGGCACACGTTTGACGAAGACCTTCCTGCCGTCCACCTCGATCAGGAAAGAACGCCCGCCGATCCCCACGCCGAGGGGCGTGCCCGACGCCACCAGGTGGGCCAGATCGTGGTCGCTGGTGAGGGCGAGGGCCGTGGCGATGTCACTGTGGGCGGTCAGGCGCGCGGTGCGGGACATGACCCCATCTTCAGTGCGAGGCCTCGTATGCGTCCGCCGATTCGCGAAGAGCCGCCGGCAGGAGCGGACGGCCTGCTCTCGATCGAGGTTGAACACCCCGAGCAGGACACCGCCGTCAACGGGGGGAGCCGCGATCGCGTCCCCCGCGAACGGCACGCCGTCCTCCGGGAGACGGAGCACGATGCAGACCGCGGGCGGTGATCGCGCCGGTGATCGGCGCTCCGGAGCCCCTCGCTGGGGCGTCGACGAGGGTCAACTCGTCGGTGTCGTGCCACAGGCAGGGCCGACCTGGGAAGCGGAGGAGATGGAGGCGAGGAGTCCGGTGACGTCCATGGGCCGACCGCGGAAAGGGCCCCCGCCCGGAGGCGAGGACCCTTCGCTGTCAGCGGAGCGCTCAGCCGGCCGCGTAGTTGCGCAGGAACAGCGCCTCCGCCACCGACAGACGCTCCAGCTCCTCCGGGGACACGCTCTCGTTCAGCGCGTGGATCTGCGCCTCCGGCTCGCTCAGACCGATGAGGAGGATCTCCGCCTGCGGGTAGAGCGACGCGAGGGTGTTGCACAGCGGGATGGATCCGCCCTGGCCCGCGTACTGCATCTCCTGCCCCGGGTACGCCACCGCCATCGCCTCGGCCATCGCCGCGTACGCAGGGCTGGAGGTGTCCGCGCGGAACGCCTGCCCCTGCCCGATGTGCTCCGTCCGCACCCGGGCGCCCCACGGCGTGTGTTCCTCCAGATGGGCCTGGAGCAGCTTCGTCGCCTCGGCCGCGTTTACGCCCGGCGGCACCCGCAGGCTCACCAGGGCGCGGGCGCCCGCCTGCACGGACGGGGTCGCGCCGACGACCGGCGGGCAGTCGATGCCGAGGACGGTCACGGCCGGGCGGGCCCAGATGCGGTCGGCGACCGAACCGGAACCGATCAGCTCCACCCCGTCGAGCACCTTGGCGTCCTTGCGGAACTGCTCCTCGGCGTACTCCACGCCCTCCCACTGCGTCTCGGGGACCAGCCCGTCGACGGTCGTGGAACCGTCCTCGGCGCGCAGCGAGTCCAGGACGCGGATCAGCGCGGCCAGCGCGTCGGGCGCGGCCCCGCCGAACTGACCGGAGTGCAGGTTGCCTTCGAGCGTGTCGATCTGCACCCGGACCAGGGTCATGCCGCGCAGGGTCGAGGTGACCGTCGGCAGGCCGGCGCGGAAGTTGCCCGCGTCGCCGATGACGATGGCGTCGGCCGTCAGCAGCTCCGGGTGCTCCTCGGCGTACCGCTCCAGGCCGCCCGTACCCATCTCCTCCGAGCCCTCGGCTATGACCTTGACGTGCACGGGCACGCCGCCGTTCGCCTTGAGCGCCCGCAGCGCGAGCAGATGCATGATGACGCCGCCCTTGCAGTCGGCGGCACCACGCCCGTACCAGCGGCCGTCGCGCTCCGTCAGCTCGAAGGGCGGGGTGGTCCAGCCGGCCTCGTCGAGCGGCGGCTGCACATCGTAGTGCGCGTACAGCAGAACCGTCTTCGCGCCCTCGGGACCCGGCAGGTAGCCGTACACCGACTGGGTGCCGTCCGGGGTGTCGAGCAGGGCCACGTCCTGGAAGCCCTCGGCGCGCAGCGCGTCGGCGACCCAGCGCGCGGCACCCTCGCTCTCGCTCTTCGGGAACTGGTCGAAGTCCGCAACCGACTTGAAGGCCACCAGTTCGGTGAGCTCCTCCTTCGCCCGGGGCATCAGTGAGGCGACGGTCTCGGCGACCGGATTCGACGACATGTGCACGCTCCTTGTAGGTGCGACGTTGTACCGATGAGGACTTCTGTGTCCTTGTGTTGCTCGTGCGAGCGTAGGCGCGTACTGGTGTGCAGTGCGCATACGCCGTCGATCCTCCCACAGCGACCTGTGACGACGCCGCCGTAGGATGCCGGAGGACAGATGCGACAGGCGGCTTGATCGGGAGCAGTAGACCATCGTGAGCAGCGAGAACTCTTCGGCGGACGGCGTGCAGCGGGTGTGGGACGTCGTCGTGGTGGGCGCGGGACCCGCGGGGGCCTCGGCCGCCTACGCGGCGGCGGTCGCGGGACGCAGCGTGCTGCTGCTGGAGAAGGCCGAGCTGCCCCGCTACAAGACGTGCGGGGGCGGCATCATCGGCCCCTCGCGCGACTCCCTGCCGCCCGGCTTCGAGCTGCCGCTGCGGGACCGGGTGCACGCGGTCACGTTCTCGAACAACGGCCGCTTCACCCGCACTCGACGCTCCAAGCAGATGCTCTTCGGGCTGATCAACCGGCCCGAGTTCGACCAGCAGCTCGTCGAGCACGCGCAGAAGGCGGGCGCGGAACTGCGGACGGGCGCCACGGTCTCCCGGGTCGAGCAGCACGGCTCGGCGGTGCCGGACCGGCGCACGGTCGCCGTCGTCCTGCAAGGCGGCGAGACGGTCCTGGCGCGGGCGGTCGTGGGCGCGGACGGCAGCGCGAGCCGGATAGGAGCCCATGTCGGGGTGAAGCTCGACCAGGTCGATCTGGGCCTGGAGGCGGAGATCCCGGTGCCCGAGACCGTCGCCGAGGACTGGAAGGGGCGGGTGCTCCTCGACTGGGGGCCGCTGCCCGGCAGCTACGGCTGGGTCTTCCCCAAGGGCGACACGCTCACGGTCGGTGTGATCTCCGCGCGCGGTGA
The Streptomyces sp. CGMCC 4.7035 DNA segment above includes these coding regions:
- a CDS encoding ABC transporter family substrate-binding protein → MRVQSTALTRGLTLAAGLTLVLAACNGGGGGSHKSNSAGLSSCSTQGKANTCNSAATKSGGTFTYTLEKNIQQWNVHDTNGNTFENAEALEVVLPQVFVPQPDLGVSLNTDLVTSATQTSSSPQTLVYKINPKASWNDGTAITADDFVYYWRTNNGKDCPPPPASDSTQTKGCLPQSTAGYDRVKSVTGSDGGKTVTVVMAKPYSDWKQLFGGGYPFYPAHVAEKISGATAGDATHMTAAQMTQGWQYFQKNPPTKYATAGPYKMQDWTDNDHATYVPDPKWWGKHKATLQRLIFKVITDATQEPIALRNNEVQGIYPQPEVDLVKQIKEIPNVTYTIGSGLNWEHFDLNLHNPVIGKYTALRQAMFTAISIKDIVAKTVGQFDSNVKPLGNHNFVPGQAGYQDVVTGSGQGSGDLAKAKKYLTDAKFTGVGTALKTPDGKAVGPFNCRYTTGNQIRQSECQILQSDLAQLGIKVTIKPIGAADLGTVLTGHQYDIIVFAWVASPFPSSNAQQSWGTGGGGNFGGYSNKEVDSLIAQAVGETDAAKAASFLNQADALMVKDAYVLPLYQKPTFFAVQTRFVNMRDNATNVGPPYNVAEWGLKK
- a CDS encoding ABC transporter permease; translation: MLAYTVRRILVSIPVLIVSTFVVFLVVINSGDPVANFATSRQPAPSKAAVTAFARHIHADQPVVERYWDWITGVLHGDFGPSVQTNLDIGHDLFTRFRVTVTLVAAAMIIALLLAVLFGVFSAVRQYSVADYVITFLGFLFLAMPVFWFAVLLKQAGIWFNENTGSQFLGTIGEKSPYLDVDTTWNEFTDRIGHLVLPTITLALVSFASWTRYTRASMLEVLGSDYVRLARAKGLRRGKVMTRHALRTALIPLTTVTALDVAIILGGAVITETIFQWHGMGEMLVQSATTLDVYRTMAWLLLSAVVVIGFNLIADLLYAVLDPRIRYD
- a CDS encoding ABC transporter permease; this translates as MTDIEAPGSAGTEVPQAEHEFTVRQRSQTQLVLRRFVRHRAAMISLVVFVLIVLWAFIGPHLWHYSYQKYTPDNSQAPSWKHPFGTNSSGYDAYAQVMRGTQTSLQVAILIAFGSTLVGAVWGAIAGFYRGVVDAIMMRIADLVLTLPLFAIALVISSRSGGAWYWIAVVIAGLTWAYVSRVVRSTVLSLREKEFVEAARALGASDARIIFRHLLPNALGPIIVNATVLVATGILTETALSFLGFGVQPPDTSLGLLVSQAQTAVDTRPWLFYIPGAFIIAIALTINFIGDGLRDAFDPRQQRVRQ
- a CDS encoding ABC transporter ATP-binding protein, which gives rise to MTTTSNEGVRAGAATDAVLEVDGLSVEFPTEDGTVRAVRGVGYRLGRGDSLGIVGESGSGKSVTAMAVMGLLPATARVRGSVRFEGSELLGLSDARLSDIRGSGIAMIFQDPMTSLNPVYTIGYQITETLQRHNPGLKNRAARERAVDLLGTVGIPSPERRVDSYPHELSGGMRQRVVIAIAMANDPDVIIADEPTTALDVTVQAQILDALETARAETGAALVLITHDLGVVAGHTDRVAVMYAGRIVETGSVEDIFYTPRMPYTLGLLGSLPRLDREEERLTPIAGSPPSLLNLPPGCPFAPRCPMRRDTCDSDEPPLRPTGQDGHLSACHFAEELVDTGAEQVFDTAGADSEALARFADATSTGNPEEDTV
- a CDS encoding ABC transporter ATP-binding protein codes for the protein MSVPAQAAAPLPPLPGHGGTGEPVLQVRDLVKHFPVMSRGVIRRRVGDVHAVCGVSFDLFENETLGLVGESGSGKTTVSRTVLGLEKATSGQVRYRGRELTALSRRQMRPLRRELQIVFQDPYASLDPRISVHEIVAEPLRIHGRYGPGARDEVRELLRLVGLNPEHGNRYAHEFSGGQRQRIGIARALALHPKVIVLDEPVSALDVSIQAGVLNLLMDLQSELGLSFLFVAHDLSVMRHVAGRVAVMYLGRLVEIAPARALFARPAHPYTQALVSAIPLPDPRKERARKRMVIQGDVPSPIRPPSGCRFRTRCPKFASALTESQRTACVEQVPELIDRGGGNPVACHYAETVELL
- a CDS encoding protein kinase family protein; the encoded protein is MSRTARLTAHSDIATALALTSDHDLAHLVASGTPLGVGIGGRSFLIEVDGRKVFVKRVPLTDAERLPENVRSTADPFRLPPSCHYGLGGPGFGAWRELAAHAMTTNWVLAGHCSGFPLLHHWRVLADTPQPLHEELADVEGVVAYWGGAPQVRDRIEALRTASASVTLFLEYVPHTLHDWLGAQLAAGDPDAACALAERQLKGAADFLQARGLLHFDAHFENVLTDGHRLYLADFGLTVSSRFRLAPEERDFVDRHHGYDHAYTAAYLVNWLVTALYGYGRQDRDAFVRACADGARPDGVPATAAGIITRYAPLAAVRADFSRRLQFESRRTPYPYEALQDAYRSSTVSA
- a CDS encoding dipeptidase, translated to MSSNPVAETVASLMPRAKEELTELVAFKSVADFDQFPKSESEGAARWVADALRAEGFQDVALLDTPDGTQSVYGYLPGPEGAKTVLLYAHYDVQPPLDEAGWTTPPFELTERDGRWYGRGAADCKGGVIMHLLALRALKANGGVPVHVKVIAEGSEEMGTGGLERYAEEHPELLTADAIVIGDAGNFRAGLPTVTSTLRGMTLVRVQIDTLEGNLHSGQFGGAAPDALAALIRVLDSLRAEDGSTTVDGLVPETQWEGVEYAEEQFRKDAKVLDGVELIGSGSVADRIWARPAVTVLGIDCPPVVGATPSVQAGARALVSLRVPPGVNAAEATKLLQAHLEEHTPWGARVRTEHIGQGQAFRADTSSPAYAAMAEAMAVAYPGQEMQYAGQGGSIPLCNTLASLYPQAEILLIGLSEPEAQIHALNESVSPEELERLSVAEALFLRNYAAG
- a CDS encoding geranylgeranyl reductase family protein; its protein translation is MSSENSSADGVQRVWDVVVVGAGPAGASAAYAAAVAGRSVLLLEKAELPRYKTCGGGIIGPSRDSLPPGFELPLRDRVHAVTFSNNGRFTRTRRSKQMLFGLINRPEFDQQLVEHAQKAGAELRTGATVSRVEQHGSAVPDRRTVAVVLQGGETVLARAVVGADGSASRIGAHVGVKLDQVDLGLEAEIPVPETVAEDWKGRVLLDWGPLPGSYGWVFPKGDTLTVGVISARGEGAATKRYLEDFIARLGLAGFEPSVSSGHLTRCRADDSPLSRGRVLVCGDAAGLLEPWTREGISFALRSGRLAGEWAVRIAEAHDAVDTRRQALNYAFAIKAGLGVEMSVGKRLLTAFERHPGLFHAALTGFRPAWRAFKEITQGATSLGEIVRTRPIAQRALTALDRGPAGDGVTP